Part of the Ictalurus furcatus strain D&B chromosome 28, Billie_1.0, whole genome shotgun sequence genome is shown below.
CGGTGAAATCCGCTATCAGTTGCCCTCTAGTGGTGGGcaatataaaataacaacatCACAATAcatttgaagacatttctatgatacacgTTCATATAGGTTTGGTAACAAACAGCCAAAAAGGCCAGGATATATTTCCCAACAGCTTACTTGACAGCATTGTGTTTATTCTGGAATTAATAATACACAACAAATGTTCGGACCTGCAACTCTTGAGATTATGTATTTCATGTGTACGCTCACATGAGTGCTAATTACATACATCAACTCTCCCGTTACTTGTCTGAAATATGACAATaatacacacagagaaatgTAAAAGTTGTCATTGTACACAGTAAACAGTACTTTGTATGAGTGATGtaagaaataaacatgtttaatgttGCTCTATTtggccccctagtggaataacagagatTTGCTCTTCTTTTGAACCAATTCAATTCTGGCTTGAAGACGATTTGAATTTAGAACAGAgattttttctattatttagCGCATCAGCACAACGGATTAAATCCTTTATCAACCTGGTCCCGCCCGTATGTTTTGACACCCCGGCCTTCAAGAATTGAGACTTCAACAGTATTGTGGTAATACATTAGAAGTTTCTCTAATGAGAATCAGAAGTGAGGTTTGCTTTGAGAGGACAAATAAAGCTCATTTACCTGGCCACAAAGTCACGGCTGACGTCGAGGAAAATAAAGAAGCATTCGTCGTTGGGGGTGAAGGCTCGGTGTGCACGGAGGCTGCGCCGCTCCTCTCGCAGGCTCTTCAGATCGATCACGTGCATGTCAATCTCTTCAGCTATGGGCGGAGGAGACATGGGGTCTGAAATCACGCAGCCCGTTGGCCATGCACGACTGTTCACGTACAGGTACCTGATAAAAACCAAAATACGTACACGGCACGTTTACATACACGTCTGTATTGTGTTTATACTAGGTTTTAAGGCTAAAATATGTTCAAGATGCACCCTAGTGGCTTTATTGTGTCAATAGATAcagcagtaaaaaaacaaacaaacaaaagaactgttatttttatatattatacattattatatatatattatattcttgttgcaaagaaaacaaaacaaaacaactgaaCTGAGATCAATTAAATAATCAATGTGCGCTCTGTGGCCTCAGGACGCACCTGTGGTCAGGTGACAAGCCCATGCCAATAATGTGGCCGTGAATATCAATCACATGATCTAGCGAATCAAAAAATTCCTCAGCGCTGCGCTCTTCCCCTAGTACAGGTCCACACGTGGTCATCTGATCAGGCATGATCCGTTTAatacctgaaacacacacacacagtgcatgtaAACTTAAAAGAAGTAACCATGGCTAATTATCCGACACACGTGCATgcagatacacaaacacacacactcacgtctGAAAATGCacccaaaaataaaaagacaaaaacacacaaagagaaaaaagaaacccccccccacacacctaTCTGATGAGGTGAGTATGTTAGGCTGCCTGTGGTAAACAGTAAGTATGTCTTGTCCTCTCCCTCCCCAGGGGCAGAAGGTGCTACCAGGCTAGGATCGGACGCTTTGGTGCGACGGCTACCCATGAGCCGAGCCACTCGCGCCTCCAGTTCACGCTCGTGAGCACTTCCACTCTGAAGACTCTGGggaaaaacaacatgaaaacaacaaaagaacgCAATGAACGTGTTTATACTCGAAGGCAGAATCTGCAGCACAGATTCTAGAAGTTTCCCCAAACCGAATAATATATAATCATTGCCCTCACTGTTATTCCCAGTTACAACGGGAGAAAAACTCAATACCCACATGTCTGATGTGCTCCGGTCTGGATGGGTTGACATGGGGCACGTGGACAGAGTGCCTCGTTTCAGCATGCTCTTCGCCTTCTTCGTCTCTCTCGTAGTCATCTTCCTCGCTGTCCGACGCTCCCAAGTTGAAAAGCAGTGGCTGGTGGTGTTGGGATTCTCCGTTGTGTTGTTGCTGGGCTCGCGCTTGGGCCTGAGATTGCGCCTCGTAGTCGAGCAGCAGGTCGGGCGTGTCGTGCCGTCGGCAGTGGGCCACCATCACCGTGCGAATGGTGCTGGCGTTGACGTTCTGGATCTTGAAGAGTCGCTTGACCACGTTGACGTTTTCAGACTCGATGTcctggagagacagacagcaaactgtctatattttatttataaatcaacATTTAACCTACGTACATAATAAGCAGATATGGAacaggggcggctgtggctcaggtggtagagcgggttatccactaatcgtagggttggcggttcgattcccggcccacatgactccacatgccaaagtgtccttgggcaagacactgaaccccaagttgctcccaatggcaagttagtgccttgcatggcagctctgctaccattggtgtgtgagtgtgtgtgtgaatgggtgaatgagacacagtgtaaagcgctttggataaaagcgctatgtaagtgcacaccatttaccatttaggtATCACATGCTGGACACATGATTGTATTGCACAAGCCAATAaagagtagatttttttttttattttccattgttAAACAATGTTAATCTTACTTGTccctcaaacaaaaaaaaaaaaacaaatagccTGGGCATGAAAAATCTACTCATTCCGATTAGCACCGCAGCTTTACTCTCTTCAGTAGATCATAACCTTGGTGAAAATGTGCTTGACATTGTGAaagtacacatacagtacaagatTTGAAGGTCAGACCTGGAAAGCTTTGTTGAGCCAAAGCACGGTGCACGAGGTCATGTTGCCGATCCAATGCAGGTTGCCAGAAATCAGATGAGTCTCGTTTAGCCAGCACCCAAAAACATCATAGGGCTTGTTCCTCACTCGCGAGAGCAACGTGTAGTTCTCTACAGAATCAAACATAACATCAGGTGCATTAATAAAGGGTGAAAATACATACATCGATTAGCcggaacattaaaaccaccgacgtgtgatgtggcctgaatGTTAAACATGTGACCAGGTCTGATGAATGATGTTTTGTTTACGTCATGTggacggcaccaggatgcactatgggaagaaggcaagccggcggaggcagtgtgatgatctgggtaatgttctgctgggaaactctgagtcttggcattcatgtggatgttactttgacacgtaccacctacctaaacactgttgcagatcaagtacaccccttcCTGGCAACGGTGTTCCCTAATGACAGtgggctctttcagcaggataatgcgccctacTACACTGCTAAATATTGTCCAGGGacggtttgaggaacaagacaaagagttcaaggtgttgactcggcctccaaattcaacagatctcaatccgatcattCATATGTGGAATGTCATGGACAAACAAGTCGgatccatggaggcctcacCTCTCAAAGCTAAACCTCTGTTGCTAACATCTTGTTATCATCCATATACcgcagcacaccttcagaggtcttgtggagtccaagCCTCGACTGATCAGAGCTGATTTGGAGGCACAAGGAGGGCCTACACAATATCcgtcaggtggttttaatgttatggctgatcggtgtatagtACAGAAAGCATTTGAGAGAAAGCGCTGGTTGAGATGATTCTTGAGGTCGTTAAAATATACTCATTATTTACACGTCTTCGTTTTACACACTGTTCTGAGCGATAATTACTAGCCAATACTTTCTCCGTTCCCAAGagttggatatttttttttggtagggACCGTGTTGGGTTAAGACCAGGGTTTAATAGAAGAACAGCTGTTAATAGTTAACTAGCATTAGATTAAAGAGTGTGTTGAGCGTTGAGGGTTTCTCACCTAAACTGATGACTGCGATCTCTCCAGAGGAGGAGTGGTGTGGTCCCAGGTAGACCCCCGAAACCAGCAGCAGAGTGTCATCGCTGTTGAACTGGGAGAACTGCGTGTAGCCCCAGTTAAACTTACGCATGCTGGAGCTGTGCACCAGAGAGATGGTGCCATCGGGGCGCTCGGTGTCCCAAAGCTAGCACAGCAAAGGGAAAGAACtgtgtataaatattaatgCCCTGTTGCCTAGTAAGTGTCACAAGAAGCTAGGAAAATCTGTGAGGTGTGCTTCTTTCCCTCCTGCATTTTAAAACAGAATGGAGCCGGATGTTAATTTCCTTATGAAACTAGTAAGTTCTCAAAATGAGTCTAAATATTTGGTGTGgaataacttttattatttcttaGCCAAGTCGGCAAAGTTTTCTGGCTTTTACTTTAGCGATAAACTAATCCAACACGGTCTATCGGTACTTGGAGTCAATATTTGCGTAAAGCAGATCTACTGAGGAGATCGGTATAAAGAGGGGTAGCTTTTGTAAAGTAAGACGTCATTTTCCCCTATTACTACCATGTTATTTTAACCATTTTACAGTGAAAATGTCACAAAGGTATGAATGCACAATAATGTTACCGATATGGTGAAATCGGTAAAGGGTAGATAAGTCATTAAACGACTGATTTAATTTCTGAATTCCACCACTGCCTCTACAGCCATAGGGCATCCTTCCAAAACGGATGACTGTGTCACACAGTATTACATCAAGCAGTaattttatttagcatatttccTCTTCCCTACTGAAATTCATTCCTGGCTACACCACTGTCATTATCGGATCAGCATCGGCCCATGCTCAGAATATCGACTGTGCATTAAAAATGAGTGTGTACCCccatgtaatgatttataatttattttctgtcATGTAGTGTATTTTCTGTCGCAGAGATTGAATCTCACCTTGACGGTGCAATCTTTGGAGCAGGACGAGAAGCGATGTCCGCTATGAGAGAAGGCCAAATGCAGAACCTGGTCATGGTGCTCCCTCAGAGTCTGTACCTCCACACAGGGAATGCAGTCATAGAGCCGTTTAAACTCCCTGTACCAAGACACGGCCGCTGCCGAGCACAAATACATTTCATAGCGTTACGACCTTGAACTGAAACGGACGTAATACCTGTTATTGCGTATATAAGTATTCATCCCGTATTGCTATGAAACCCTTAATATAGTGGTGACTTTTGGGACAATCTGTATATATGATCTTAATGAAGATATCCATGTATGTGAATAGTTTTGTACATtgtgctccaaaatgtgtacattttttcttttttttcttgtatacTGCACCAGGGTCGTAGAATCTGACTGTATTTGTTAATATGCTTGTTATGATAATAAAAATGGTCTCAATGACCAATAGGCCCAAATGAAGGATGCAGTTTGTTTGAATGCTCATTTGGCATACTCTGCCTGGCTGCAGTACCTGGGTGGCGAGGTACAGCGCGTGGGATACGGTAGTAGCTATAGAACAGCTCCCTCCACAGGAACTCGTCTCTAGAGACAGCGAACCACTGGCGACACGTCAGGCCGGCGTTCAGCACCGTCGCATGGGGGAGACGCAGGAAGATCTCCAGCACCAGGCTGTCCGGCAGGTGTCCGGCAACGCTCGCCATCCTGACATCCTGAAACAGCAGCATGCCACCATTCGTTATGCTCCACTAGGATTTAATAAAAGGTGCTGTGCCGGTTATCGAATTGAAATGTTACATTAATATAGCTTAACTTTATTGTCCATTCTGTTTGTCACAGGGCGGAAATTTGTTGGTATCATACCTATATCCATAAAAACATCCACATAGATGGTTACACATTGACAAAAACACAGACTTGAATAAAATTACACTGACTACATAATATCCATATGGAttcagttaaactgcccactgttcttcagaaaaatcctccaggtcctgcacattgtttgcttttccagcattttctaCACATTTGACTGCTTTCCATCCGTGGCTATATAATGTTGAGATCCATcgtttcacactgaggacaaccgagggacacgtacatgactattacaaaaggtgcagacattcactgatgctcaagaaggcaacacgatatattaagagccaggggggtgtaaacttttgaacaggatgatcggtgtaaattgttattattttgtttaaagatgttatttttttcatttagttctgcccttcagaagctacataagatattagATTGTCTTCtggaaaacatgtaaataacaatatacaccgatcatcctgttcaaaagtttacaccccctggctcttaatgtatcgtgttgccttcttgagcatcagtgaatgtttgcgcCTGTGGACTGGATACTGATAGACAAGCACAAAGATGCCTTTTAACAGCTTGTTGAGCAAATTGACCTTGCCATAGCTCATGGTCACATTGTGGCCTGTAACGTAAATCCAGCATCAACCCacagctttttgtttgtttgtttatgagaTCTACTCATACATGAAACATTATTTTTGCTTAGAATCATACTCAATTAGAATAAAACATCAAGTTTTCCAACCCTTGTAGTCATGTTGCTTTGGAAGGGAatactaataattaattatttttattctggGCTTCTTTAGCAGACCTGGCAACACTGCTGAAGAATTGAATCAGCAATATCTCAgtgtttattataaaacaaagttttgggggggggtgcaGCTAGTAATGGCACTCATTAAAAAACATGGTGGAAAAAGAACTTGAGCGACATGCTAACTAGTTATACAGTAATCTAGACAGCACAATACTTTGTTGTGTACTTCGTTTATACTAGATAAATAAAAGACGTGTTATAAATAACGAGGCTCCTATCACATTAGATAGGAGCAACTAGCTAGCATAACCAGTTAAGGCTACAGCGGTCC
Proteins encoded:
- the fbxw5 gene encoding F-box/WD repeat-containing protein 5 isoform X1, with amino-acid sequence MLLFQDVRMASVAGHLPDSLVLEIFLRLPHATVLNAGLTCRQWFAVSRDEFLWRELFYSYYRIPRAVPRHPAAVSWYREFKRLYDCIPCVEVQTLREHHDQVLHLAFSHSGHRFSSCSKDCTVKLWDTERPDGTISLVHSSSMRKFNWGYTQFSQFNSDDTLLLVSGVYLGPHHSSSGEIAVISLENYTLLSRVRNKPYDVFGCWLNETHLISGNLHWIGNMTSCTVLWLNKAFQDIESENVNVVKRLFKIQNVNASTIRTVMVAHCRRHDTPDLLLDYEAQSQAQARAQQQHNGESQHHQPLLFNLGASDSEEDDYERDEEGEEHAETRHSVHVPHVNPSRPEHIRHSLQSGSAHERELEARVARLMGSRRTKASDPSLVAPSAPGEGEDKTYLLFTTGSLTYSPHQIGIKRIMPDQMTTCGPVLGEERSAEEFFDSLDHVIDIHGHIIGMGLSPDHRYLYVNSRAWPTGCVISDPMSPPPIAEEIDMHVIDLKSLREERRSLRAHRAFTPNDECFFIFLDVSRDFVASGAEDKHGYIWDRHYNICLARLQHDDVVNSVAFSPTDQELLLSASDDSTIKVWRSPRMVRLARRPTRARDLLASLRARRNANANLNGKLRTGKSP
- the fbxw5 gene encoding F-box/WD repeat-containing protein 5 isoform X2, which codes for MASVAGHLPDSLVLEIFLRLPHATVLNAGLTCRQWFAVSRDEFLWRELFYSYYRIPRAVPRHPAAVSWYREFKRLYDCIPCVEVQTLREHHDQVLHLAFSHSGHRFSSCSKDCTVKLWDTERPDGTISLVHSSSMRKFNWGYTQFSQFNSDDTLLLVSGVYLGPHHSSSGEIAVISLENYTLLSRVRNKPYDVFGCWLNETHLISGNLHWIGNMTSCTVLWLNKAFQDIESENVNVVKRLFKIQNVNASTIRTVMVAHCRRHDTPDLLLDYEAQSQAQARAQQQHNGESQHHQPLLFNLGASDSEEDDYERDEEGEEHAETRHSVHVPHVNPSRPEHIRHSLQSGSAHERELEARVARLMGSRRTKASDPSLVAPSAPGEGEDKTYLLFTTGSLTYSPHQIGIKRIMPDQMTTCGPVLGEERSAEEFFDSLDHVIDIHGHIIGMGLSPDHRYLYVNSRAWPTGCVISDPMSPPPIAEEIDMHVIDLKSLREERRSLRAHRAFTPNDECFFIFLDVSRDFVASGAEDKHGYIWDRHYNICLARLQHDDVVNSVAFSPTDQELLLSASDDSTIKVWRSPRMVRLARRPTRARDLLASLRARRNANANLNGKLRTGKSP